One region of Zingiber officinale cultivar Zhangliang unplaced genomic scaffold, Zo_v1.1 ctg207, whole genome shotgun sequence genomic DNA includes:
- the LOC122036766 gene encoding protein ANTAGONIST OF LIKE HETEROCHROMATIN PROTEIN 1-like, translating to MDANDESPTPPPPPHRRVWVRERSCDWWDRHNSPELPEAEFRRAFRMSRATFDFLCDALGSAVAKEDTALRAAIPVRQRVAVCVWRLATGESLRLVSRRFGLGISTCHKLVVEVCTAIRVVLMQGMLAWPDPARGAEAVGRFETISGGISGVVGSMYTTHIPVTAPRENAAAYFNRRLTERNQRTSYTVTLQGVVDPDGIFTDVFIGWPGSMADEQVLENSALYQRGNGGMLGGAYWIVGGASYPLLDWLLVPYVQGNLTWVQHTFNERAAAMTAVAREAFRRLKGRWGCLRQRTEVKLQDLPLVIGACCVLHNLCEMTREEMGEELLGFPLEDYDMLSVSGVRSAGAAQARDAIAHSLFHGTAPP from the exons ATGGACGCCAACGATGAGTCGccgacgccgccgccgccgccgcaccGGAGAGTGTGGGTCAGGGAACGGTCCTGTGATTGGTGGGACCGCCACAACTCCCCGGAGCTCCCGGAGGCAGAGTTCCGGCGCGCTTTCCGCATGTCCCGCGCCACCTTCGACTTCCTCTGCGACGCCCTCGGCTCCGCCGTCGCGAAGGAGGACACGGCGCTCCGCGCCGCCATCCCGGTCCGCCAGCGAGTCGCCGTGTGCGTGTGGCGCCTCGCCACCGGCGAGTCGCTCCGCCTCGTCTCGCGCCGCTTCGGCCTCGGCATCTCCACCTGCCACAAGCTCGTCGTCGAAGTGTGCACCGCCATCCGCGTGGTGCTGATGCAGGGGATGCTAGCGTGGCCCGACCCGGCGCGCGGGGCGGAGGCCGTGGGAAGGTTCGAGACGATTTCCGGAGGGATCTCCGGCGTCGTGGGGTCGATGTACACCACCCACATCCCCGTGACGGCGCCGCGGGAGAACGCGGCCGCCTACTTCAACCGCCGCCTCACGGAACGGAACCAGAGGACGAGCTACACCGTGACGCTGCAGGGAGTGGTGGACCCCGACGGCATCTTCACCGACGTATTCATCGGGTGGCCGGGATCAATGGCCGACGAACAGGTGCTGGAGAATTCGGCGCTGTACCAGCGCGGGAACGGAGGGATGCTCGGCGGCGCCTACTGGATCGTAGGCGGCGCAAGCTACCCGCTTCTTGATTGGCTGCTGGTGCCGTACGTCCAG GGGAACCTGACGTGGGTCCAGCACACGTTCAACGAGAGGGCCGCGGCGATGACTGCGGTGGCGAGGGAGGCGTTCCGGCGGCTGAAGGGGCGGTGGGGGTGCCTTCGGCAGAGGACGGAGGTGAAGCTGCAGGACCTGCCGCTGGTGATCGGCGCCTGCTGCGTGCTGCACAACCTGTGCGAGATGACGCGGGAGGAGATGGGGGAGGAGCTGCTCGGGTTCCCGCTGGAGGACTACGATATGCTGAGCGTGAGCGGCGTCAGGTCCGCCGGCGCAGCGCAGGCGAGAGATGCAATTGCTCACAGCCTCTTCCATGGAACAGCTCCGCCGTAA